One Phaseolus vulgaris cultivar G19833 chromosome 4, P. vulgaris v2.0, whole genome shotgun sequence DNA window includes the following coding sequences:
- the LOC137836775 gene encoding cytochrome b5 domain-containing protein RLF yields the protein MDIDDDFTFCQVGAPVDLETNKLASDVADISIKESSNATSTGQDGLSNGSNSKEAIVGSLSFTVTNTTSSQPNESSQSAPKFVPSKAKELLSKLPEEKNSTKKPTVRAKVPFEKGYSQMDWLKLTRTHPDLAGLKGQSNKRLISIDEVRKHKTEGDMWTVLKGRVYNISPYMKFHPGGVDMLMKAVGKDCTSLFNKYHAWVNAEFLLEKCVVGTLDESQ from the exons ATGGACATTGATGATGATTTCACATTTTGTCAG GTCGGTGCACCTGTTGATCTTGAAACGAACAAGCTTGCTTCAGATGTTGCTGATATTTCCATTAAAGAATCTTCAAATGCAACTAGTACTGGTCAGGATGGTTTATCCAATGGTTCCAACTCTAAGGAGGCGATTGTTGGTTCTTTGTCTTTCACCGTTACTAACACAACTTCAAGTCAGCCAAATGAATCCAGTCAATCCGCCCCAAAATTCGTACCAAGTAAGGCTAAGGAACTGTTGTCGAAGTTGCCAGAAGAGAAGAATTCTACTAAGAAGCCGACGGTTCGGGCCAAAGTTCCCTTTGAAAAAGGCTATAGTCAAATGGACTGGCTCAAGCTCACCCGGACTCATCCAGATCTTGCGG GTTTGAAAGGGCAATCAAACAAGAGACTTATTTCTATTGACGAAGTTAGAAAACACAAAACAGAGGGTGACATGTGGACTGTATTAAAAGGCCGTGTTTACAATATATCTCCATATATGAAGTTTCACCCTGGAG GTGTTGATATGTTGATGAAGGCAGTAGGAAAAGATTGCACATCTTTATTCA ATAAATACCATGCTTGGGTTAATGCTGAATTCTTATTGGAGAAATGCGTTGTGGGTACCTTAGATGAGAGTCAGTGA